A single window of Flavobacterium aestivum DNA harbors:
- a CDS encoding TrmH family RNA methyltransferase yields the protein MLSKNQIKLISSLQQKKHRFANQLFFAEGVKVIQELVKSNFELEHLYTTKPDFDSISADKKTIISESELNKISALATPNTCLAVFKIPSEKKKVNSGLILALDSVRDPGNLGTILRLCDWFGIKQLLCSKETVDIFNPKVVQATMGSIARVNVNYIDLNAFISETKLPVFGTFMDGTNIYKTDLPQEGIIIMGNEANGISKDLEKLIQKRLTIPRFGDLQETESLNVATATAIILSEFSRRN from the coding sequence ATGCTTAGTAAAAACCAAATAAAGCTTATATCGAGTTTACAACAAAAAAAACATCGTTTTGCAAATCAGTTGTTTTTTGCCGAGGGCGTAAAAGTAATTCAAGAATTAGTAAAATCAAATTTTGAGTTAGAACATCTTTATACAACAAAGCCAGATTTTGATTCAATATCAGCTGATAAAAAAACAATTATTTCAGAAAGTGAACTAAATAAAATTAGTGCATTAGCAACTCCTAATACTTGTTTAGCGGTATTTAAAATTCCTTCAGAAAAGAAAAAAGTCAATTCTGGTTTGATACTAGCATTGGATTCTGTTAGGGATCCAGGAAATTTGGGTACTATTTTAAGACTATGTGATTGGTTTGGAATCAAACAGTTGTTGTGTTCAAAAGAAACCGTTGATATTTTTAATCCAAAAGTAGTTCAGGCTACTATGGGGTCTATTGCTAGAGTAAATGTGAATTATATAGATTTGAACGCTTTTATATCCGAAACCAAGTTGCCTGTTTTTGGGACATTTATGGATGGCACTAATATTTATAAAACAGATTTGCCCCAAGAAGGAATAATAATAATGGGTAATGAAGCTAACGGAATTTCAAAGGATTTGGAAAAATTGATTCAAAAAAGACTAACTATTCCACGTTTTGGTGATCTTCAAGAAACAGAAAGCTTAAATGTAGCTACAGCAACCGCAATTATTTTAAGTGAATTCAGTAGACGAAATTAA